One genomic segment of Pseudomonas fortuita includes these proteins:
- a CDS encoding YVTN family beta-propeller repeat protein, translating to MRRPLFHRALLYPSLLSGALALACGHAMAATAWVSNEKDNSLSLIDMQTLEVTETLPVGQRPRGLLLSHDNKLLYICASDSDRVQVMDVATRKIIKELPSGKDPEQFALHPNDRWLYVSNEDDALVTVIDTVTDKVLGQIDVGIEPEGMAVSPDGKWAVNTSETTNMLHWIDTSTQTLADSTLVDQRPRFVEFNKDGSRLWASAEIGGTVTILDVATRQVLKTLNFQIKGVHPDKVQPVGIKLSADGKYAFVALGPANHVAVVDATTFDVLDYLLVGRRVWQLAFTPDQSQLLATNGVSGDVSVIDAKNLKVLKSVKVGRYPWGVVVTP from the coding sequence ATGCGCCGCCCCCTCTTCCACCGGGCCCTGCTTTACCCCAGCCTGCTGTCGGGCGCCCTGGCGCTGGCCTGCGGGCACGCCATGGCCGCCACTGCCTGGGTGTCCAACGAGAAGGACAACAGCCTCAGCCTGATCGACATGCAAACCCTTGAAGTCACCGAGACCCTGCCGGTGGGCCAGCGCCCGCGCGGCCTGCTGCTGTCACACGACAACAAGCTGCTGTACATCTGCGCCAGCGACTCGGACCGGGTACAGGTGATGGACGTGGCCACCCGCAAGATCATCAAGGAGCTGCCCTCCGGCAAGGACCCCGAGCAGTTTGCCCTGCACCCCAACGACCGCTGGCTGTATGTGTCCAACGAGGACGACGCACTGGTGACGGTGATCGACACCGTCACCGACAAGGTGCTGGGGCAGATCGACGTCGGTATCGAACCCGAAGGCATGGCGGTGAGCCCCGACGGCAAGTGGGCAGTCAATACCAGTGAGACCACCAACATGCTGCACTGGATCGACACCAGCACCCAGACCTTGGCCGACAGCACCCTGGTCGATCAGCGGCCGCGTTTCGTCGAGTTCAACAAGGACGGTTCGCGGTTGTGGGCCTCGGCGGAAATTGGTGGCACGGTGACCATCCTCGACGTGGCCACGCGCCAGGTGCTGAAAACCCTGAATTTCCAGATCAAGGGTGTTCACCCGGACAAGGTGCAACCGGTGGGCATCAAGCTCAGCGCCGACGGCAAGTACGCGTTCGTCGCCCTGGGGCCGGCCAACCATGTGGCGGTGGTCGATGCCACGACCTTTGATGTGCTCGACTACCTGCTGGTCGGGCGGCGGGTCTGGCAGCTGGCGTTCACCCCGGACCAGAGCCAGTTGCTGGCCACCAACGGCGTCAGTGGCGACGTTTCGGTGATCGACGCGAAGAACCTCAAGGTACTCAAGTCGGTGAAGGTCGGGCGCTACCCCTGGGGCGTGGTGGTAACACCATGA
- a CDS encoding PQQ-dependent catabolism-associated CXXCW motif protein, giving the protein MPRALRPLLAALSLCLSLGIAQADTTPLFSAEGYRTTLYRSPTPQQVEGGQVIDTATLQRLLGQAPRPVLVDVYRRQWLQGRFIEDEPHSNLPGSLWLANTGDGELSPAWQDYFMRNLQKATAGQPEQPLVFYCRSDCWLSWNAVKRAKALGYNNLYWYRDGLDAWQQANLPLQPAQPVPFP; this is encoded by the coding sequence ATGCCACGTGCCCTGCGCCCCTTGCTGGCTGCCCTTTCGCTGTGTCTGTCATTGGGTATTGCCCAGGCCGACACCACCCCACTGTTCTCCGCCGAAGGCTATCGCACCACGCTCTACCGCAGCCCCACCCCGCAACAGGTCGAAGGTGGCCAGGTCATCGACACCGCCACGCTGCAACGCCTGCTAGGCCAGGCCCCCAGGCCGGTGCTGGTGGACGTCTATCGCCGCCAGTGGCTGCAAGGCCGCTTCATCGAAGACGAGCCGCACAGCAACCTCCCCGGCAGCCTGTGGCTGGCCAACACCGGCGACGGTGAACTAAGCCCGGCCTGGCAGGACTACTTCATGCGTAACCTGCAAAAAGCCACCGCCGGGCAGCCAGAGCAACCGCTGGTCTTCTACTGCCGCTCCGATTGCTGGTTAAGCTGGAACGCGGTAAAACGCGCCAAGGCCCTGGGCTATAACAACCTGTACTGGTACCGCGACGGCCTGGACGCCTGGCAACAGGCCAACTTGCCGCTGCAGCCGGCGCAACCCGTGCCCTTTCCCTGA
- a CDS encoding response regulator transcription factor has product MYKILIADDHPLFREAIHNVISDGFEGSEVMETADLDSALALTQAHDDLDLILLDLNMPGMHGLNGLITLRNEAPTTPVVIVSAEQEKQIVLQAITYGAVGFITKSSPRSQMIEAIEQILNGNVYLPPDIIRAQKSSTSRRHNDTPSFPPEMLQALTRKQLLVLERMTKGESNKQIAYTLDIAETTVKAHVSAILRKLNVHNRVQAILSAGDIDFSDYLRR; this is encoded by the coding sequence ATGTACAAAATTCTGATTGCCGACGATCACCCGCTGTTTCGCGAAGCCATCCACAACGTCATCAGCGATGGTTTTGAAGGCAGCGAGGTCATGGAGACGGCCGACCTGGACAGCGCCCTGGCATTGACCCAGGCGCACGACGACCTCGACCTGATCCTGCTCGACCTGAACATGCCCGGCATGCACGGCCTCAACGGCCTGATCACCCTGCGCAACGAGGCGCCGACCACGCCGGTCGTGATCGTTTCAGCCGAGCAGGAAAAGCAGATCGTGCTGCAGGCCATCACCTACGGTGCCGTGGGTTTCATCACCAAGTCTTCGCCGCGCTCGCAGATGATCGAAGCGATCGAGCAGATCCTCAATGGCAATGTCTACCTGCCACCCGACATCATCCGCGCGCAAAAAAGCAGTACCAGCCGGCGCCACAACGATACCCCGAGCTTCCCGCCGGAAATGCTCCAGGCCCTGACCCGCAAGCAGCTGCTGGTGCTCGAGCGCATGACCAAGGGCGAATCGAACAAGCAGATCGCCTACACGCTGGATATCGCCGAAACCACGGTCAAGGCGCACGTCTCGGCGATCTTGCGCAAGTTGAACGTGCATAATCGGGTGCAGGCGATCCTGAGTGCCGGCGATATCGATTTTTCCGATTACTTGAGGCGTTGA
- a CDS encoding ABC transporter permease: MNAYWQCFNGIMLREWLRFVLQRTRLLSALVRPLLWLLVFAAGFRAALGIAIIEPYDTYIPYEVYIIPGLACMILLFNGMQGSLSMVYDREMGSMRVLLTSPLPRPFLLGSKLLATSLISLLQVYAFLAIAWLYGVQPPAAGLLLALPALLLVAFMLSALGLLLSNAIRQLENFAGVMNFVIFPLFFLSSALYPLWKMREASQWLYWLCAVNPFTHAVELVRFALYERLNLLALAVCLGLTALFTLLAVLTFNPQHAALRKPR, from the coding sequence ATGAACGCTTACTGGCAATGTTTCAACGGCATCATGCTGCGCGAATGGCTGCGCTTCGTGTTGCAGCGCACGCGCTTGCTCAGTGCCCTGGTGCGCCCGCTGCTGTGGTTGCTGGTGTTCGCCGCCGGGTTTCGCGCGGCGCTGGGCATTGCCATCATCGAGCCTTACGACACCTATATTCCTTACGAGGTGTACATCATTCCGGGACTGGCCTGCATGATTCTGCTGTTCAACGGCATGCAGGGCTCGCTGTCGATGGTCTATGACCGGGAGATGGGCAGCATGCGCGTGTTACTGACCAGCCCATTGCCGCGGCCGTTCCTGCTGGGCAGCAAGCTGTTGGCGACCTCGTTGATTTCCCTGCTGCAAGTGTATGCCTTTCTCGCCATCGCCTGGCTCTACGGCGTGCAGCCACCTGCCGCGGGCTTGCTGCTGGCGCTGCCGGCATTGCTGCTGGTGGCGTTCATGCTCAGCGCCCTGGGCCTGTTGCTGTCGAACGCGATCCGCCAGCTGGAGAACTTTGCCGGGGTGATGAATTTCGTGATCTTTCCGCTGTTTTTCCTGTCGTCGGCGTTGTACCCGCTGTGGAAGATGCGCGAGGCCAGCCAGTGGTTGTACTGGCTGTGTGCTGTTAACCCGTTTACCCATGCCGTGGAACTGGTGAGGTTTGCGCTTTATGAGCGGTTGAACCTGCTGGCGCTGGCGGTGTGCCTGGGGTTGACCGCCTTGTTTACCCTGCTGGCGGTACTCACCTTCAACCCCCAGCATGCGGCGCTGCGCAAGCCCCGCTGA
- a CDS encoding ABC transporter substrate-binding protein has protein sequence MRQPAHLALTCLLALAATLAAPLAPAAQPTDALNVRIGYLGYRPDPGPLLSNIIPEPADAGRQGAELAVVDSNSTGRFLKQQFQLTPATVDSPEALLQAARAQHDQGLRLFVVNAPAASLRALSAALPDSLLFNAGSPDDGLRSSQCLGNVLHSLPGRAMLADALVQFLVLRKWQRALLVAGQTEDDQAYAAALRRSMKRFGLQLVAEKTWTFDNDQRRSAQADMPLFTQTAEYDVVLVADERGDFGEYLPYQTWYPRPVAGTQGLTPTGWHKTVETFGAAQLQKRFEAQAGRWMNDRDFAAWMAVRSIASAASKLRQAEPRALQQLLLSEQLPLDGFKGRKLSYRPWNGELRQPIALVQPRALVSTSPQEGFLHPFNEMDSLGYDKPEVTCSYP, from the coding sequence ATGCGCCAGCCTGCCCACCTTGCCCTGACCTGCCTGCTGGCCCTGGCCGCGACCTTGGCTGCGCCCCTGGCGCCCGCCGCTCAGCCCACAGACGCGCTAAACGTACGCATCGGCTACCTGGGCTATCGCCCCGATCCCGGCCCGCTGCTGTCCAACATCATTCCTGAGCCTGCCGATGCCGGGCGCCAGGGCGCCGAGCTGGCGGTTGTCGACAGCAACAGCACCGGGCGCTTCCTGAAGCAGCAATTCCAGCTGACCCCCGCCACAGTCGACAGCCCGGAGGCCTTGTTGCAGGCAGCCAGGGCGCAGCACGACCAAGGCCTGCGGCTGTTCGTGGTGAATGCCCCGGCCGCCAGCCTGCGCGCGTTGTCTGCCGCCCTCCCCGACAGCCTGTTGTTCAACGCCGGCAGCCCCGACGACGGCCTGCGCAGCAGCCAGTGCCTGGGCAATGTGCTGCACAGCTTGCCGGGGCGCGCCATGCTGGCCGATGCGCTGGTGCAATTCCTGGTGCTGCGCAAGTGGCAGCGGGCGCTGCTGGTGGCCGGCCAGACCGAAGACGACCAGGCCTACGCCGCAGCCCTGCGCCGCTCAATGAAACGCTTTGGCCTGCAACTGGTCGCGGAAAAGACCTGGACTTTCGACAACGACCAGCGCCGCAGCGCCCAGGCCGACATGCCGCTGTTCACCCAAACCGCCGAATACGACGTTGTACTGGTGGCCGACGAGCGCGGCGACTTTGGCGAGTACCTGCCCTACCAGACCTGGTACCCCCGCCCCGTGGCCGGCACCCAGGGCCTCACCCCCACCGGCTGGCACAAGACCGTGGAAACCTTTGGCGCCGCGCAGCTGCAAAAACGCTTCGAAGCCCAGGCCGGGCGCTGGATGAATGACCGTGACTTTGCTGCCTGGATGGCCGTGCGCAGCATTGCCAGCGCGGCCAGCAAGCTGCGCCAGGCCGAACCCCGCGCGCTACAACAACTGCTGCTCAGCGAACAGTTGCCACTGGATGGTTTCAAGGGCCGCAAGCTCAGCTACCGCCCGTGGAACGGCGAACTGCGCCAGCCAATCGCGCTGGTGCAGCCGCGCGCCCTGGTCAGCACGTCGCCGCAGGAGGGCTTCCTGCACCCTTTCAACGAAATGGACAGCCTGGGCTACGACAAACCCGAAGTGACCTGCAGCTACCCCTGA
- a CDS encoding ABC transporter ATP-binding protein: MNALDVIDVSFAYGQREALKQVAFSLAPGRFAALLGPNGAGKSTLIALLTRLYDLQHGDIRVCGCSLRNAARPALRQLGVVFQQSTLDLDLSVEQNLRYHAALHGLSRRQSNLRVEAELARQGLGERRRDRVRELNIGHRRRVEIARALLHEPRVLLLDEASVGLDPASRLALNQHLRRLCREQQLSVLWTTHLLDEVQPTDDLLILHHGRLVARGTADALSLEHGGDLDNAFARLTSAHSGADAR, translated from the coding sequence ATGAATGCCCTCGACGTCATTGATGTGAGCTTCGCCTACGGCCAGCGCGAAGCGCTCAAACAGGTGGCTTTCAGCCTGGCGCCCGGGCGCTTCGCCGCGCTGCTGGGCCCCAATGGCGCCGGCAAGTCCACCTTGATCGCCCTGCTTACCCGGCTGTACGACCTGCAACACGGCGACATCCGCGTGTGCGGCTGCTCGCTGCGCAACGCTGCACGCCCGGCTTTGCGTCAGCTGGGCGTGGTGTTTCAGCAAAGCACCCTGGACCTGGACCTGAGCGTTGAACAGAACCTGCGCTACCACGCCGCGCTGCATGGCCTGTCGCGGCGCCAGAGCAACCTGCGGGTCGAAGCCGAACTGGCCCGCCAGGGGCTCGGCGAACGCCGTCGCGATCGTGTGCGCGAGCTGAACATCGGCCATCGCCGCCGGGTGGAAATTGCCCGCGCACTGCTGCATGAACCCCGCGTGCTGCTGCTCGACGAAGCCAGCGTCGGCCTCGATCCGGCCAGCCGCCTGGCGCTCAACCAGCACCTGCGCCGGTTATGCCGCGAGCAACAGCTCAGTGTGCTGTGGACCACCCACCTGCTGGACGAAGTGCAGCCCACCGATGACCTGCTGATTCTGCATCACGGGCGCCTGGTAGCCCGTGGTACCGCCGATGCGCTGAGCCTGGAGCACGGCGGCGACCTCGACAACGCCTTTGCCCGCCTGACCAGCGCCCACTCAGGAGCCGACGCCCGATGA